The Chrysiogenia bacterium nucleotide sequence GGCCGCGCCCAAGGTGCGCCGCGACTACGAAGAGATCGTGATGGTGCGCTGATGGCGGGCGGTCTCTCCATTCTCGCGCTGCTGGCCGGCGCAGCCATTGCGATGCAGGCGAGCATGAACGCGCGCCTGGGCGTGCTGCTGGGAAACTCCCTGCTGGGCGCGTCGTTCGCGTTCTTTTCGAGCTGTCTGTTTACGCTCGGGGCGCTGGCGTTGGGCGCGCGCGCGTATCCGAGCGCCCAGATGGTGCGCGCGGTGCCGGTCCATCTGTGGCTGAGCGGCGCACTCAGCGCCTTCGGTGTTGCGATGTTCTACTACCTCATTCCGCGCATGGGCGTGGGAGCAATGATGAGCTACGCGCT carries:
- a CDS encoding DMT family transporter — encoded protein: MAGGLSILALLAGAAIAMQASMNARLGVLLGNSLLGASFAFFSSCLFTLGALALGARAYPSAQMVRAVPVHLWLSGALSAFGVAMFYYLIPRMGVGAMMSYALTGQIVVAVIASHFGWFALPVRPVDALKLAGVAALISGIVLINWERAA